In a genomic window of Pseudomonas oryzihabitans:
- a CDS encoding 3-hydroxyacyl-CoA dehydrogenase family protein gives MTMPRLAVLGSGLMGIGIAVHLARHGHAVRLQDVDPARLAEVPATARTLLAELVEAGIAVDTKAVIDRLTTTTELTDLADCDLLFEAVPERLELKHRLYAQLEAVLRPDALIASNTSGLPPDELAAHLRHPERLLIAHFWNPPHFIPLVELVPGSATLPAHLESVRLLLEAAELEAVVLQRAIPGFVGNRLQFALLREALHIVQSGAADAETVDRVMRASLGRRYAMVGPLEAADMGGLDTFRDIASHLWPTLARDETPLQVLEDQVATGRTGLRSGAGFYDWDAARRERIVQRRLHQLRHALKP, from the coding sequence ATGACCATGCCACGCCTCGCCGTCCTGGGTTCCGGTCTCATGGGCATAGGTATCGCCGTGCACCTCGCGCGCCACGGCCATGCCGTGCGCTTGCAGGACGTCGACCCCGCCCGCCTCGCCGAGGTACCGGCCACGGCTCGTACCCTGCTCGCCGAACTGGTCGAGGCCGGGATCGCGGTGGACACCAAGGCCGTCATCGACCGTCTGACTACCACCACTGAGCTTACCGACCTCGCCGACTGCGACCTGCTGTTCGAAGCCGTGCCCGAACGCCTGGAACTCAAGCACCGCCTCTATGCCCAGCTCGAAGCCGTGCTGCGGCCCGACGCCCTGATCGCCAGCAACACCAGCGGCCTGCCACCGGACGAACTGGCCGCCCACCTGCGCCACCCTGAGCGGCTGCTGATCGCGCACTTCTGGAATCCGCCGCACTTCATTCCCCTGGTGGAGTTGGTGCCTGGCAGTGCCACCCTGCCCGCCCATCTGGAGTCCGTGCGCCTACTGCTGGAAGCCGCCGAACTGGAAGCCGTGGTGTTGCAGCGGGCCATTCCCGGCTTCGTCGGCAATCGCCTGCAATTCGCCCTGCTGCGCGAGGCCCTGCACATCGTGCAGAGCGGCGCGGCCGATGCCGAGACGGTGGACCGGGTGATGCGCGCCTCCCTGGGTCGACGCTATGCCATGGTCGGTCCGCTGGAAGCGGCGGACATGGGTGGGCTGGACACCTTTCGCGACATCGCCAGCCATCTTTGGCCCACCCTGGCGCGGGATGAAACCCCGCTACAGGTACTGGAAGACCAGGTGGCCACCGGCCGTACCGGTCTGCGTAGCGGCGCGGGCTTCTACGACTGGGATGCGGCGCGCCGCGAGCGTATCGTCCAGCGGCGCCTGCACCAGCTGCGCCATGCGCTGAAGCCATGA